In Candidatus Methylomirabilis sp., the sequence GGGGCCCTCGACGGAGCGGCCGCGACAGGATACCCGGTGCCCTGTGCTGGCTCCTACCCCGAGCGCGGGCCGTGCGGGAGGGTCAGGGCCACTTTCGCCGGACATTGCTATTATCAAATGGCTCCGCTTTCAGGGTCAAGCTAGAAAAGCCCACACACCCTGGCCCATCCCCGCCCCGCTCCGCTATAATCCCTCGGGCCGGGGCAGCACGGAGGCACCATGGTGTACCGCGTACGGGCGCGCCTGCGGCCCGGGGTAGCGGCGGAGTTGTACCGCCTCCTCACCGACGGGACCGTGGCGCGGCAGCGGCCCGACGGGCCGGAGATCGTCGCCAGCATGCGCCGGGCGGTGTGCGTGGGGGAGGAGGTCCACTGGACCGAGGCCTGCTACTGCCCGAGCCCCCTCCGGCACGAGCGGGCCACCGTCTACGATCGGTTCTTCACGGAGATGGTCGCGGAGGCGGCCCCGGAGGGAGCGCAGCCCTCGCCCGAGGGGGTGAGCTTCTGGGAGCGCCTGCGGGAGGGGGGCGGGGACCTCTGACGCGGAGGCGGCGGCTCGATGCGCATCGCGGTGGTTGGGGCGGGGGCCCTGGGGAGCCTCTACGCGGCGCGCCTGGCGCTCGCCGGCCATCGGGTGAGCCTGCTCGCGCGCCCCCACGCGGCGGCAGCCATCGCGGCCGGCGGCATCACGGTGGAGCGAGGGGAGGGGGCGGCGGAGCCGGTCCGGGGGGTCCGGGTCACGACGAGCCCGGCAGAGCTCCCCGGGACTGACCTTCTTCTGCTCGCGGTCAAGACCTACCACACGGCCGAGACGCTGCCGGCCCTCGCCTCCCTCCGCGGGACGCTCGGCGCCGTCTGCTCCGTGCAGAACGGGGTCACGAAGGACGCCGCCCTGGCTGCGGTCTTCGGGGAAGAGGGGGTCCTGGGGGCCATGAGCCTCGAGGGGGCGACGCTCCTGGCCCCCGGGCGGGTGCTCTGGACGAGCCCGGCGTGCACCACCTTCGGGGAGCTGGATGGCCGGATGACGGGCCGACTGGAGGCGGTGGCGGCCGCCTTCCGGGAGGCAGGGCTGAAGGCGGAGACCCTCCGGAACATCGTGGCCGCCACCTGGGCGAAGTTCGGCATCATGGTCCCGGGGGCGACGCTGGGAGTCTTGAGCCGGCTCCCCCTCTACCGCCTCTACCAGCAGCCGACGCTCGGCGCCCTGTTTCTCGCCCTCTGCCGCGAGGTCCAGGCCCTGGCCGAAGCCGCTCGCGTCCCCTGGGAGGACTTCCCCGGACTGCGGGTCGCGACCCTCTGCCGCCTGCCGACCGAGGAGGGGGTGAAGCTGCTCGCCGAACGGGGGCGGGCCTGGGAGGATGCGGGGGCGAAGGCCCTGAAGGTGTCCACGCTGGTGGACCTGGAGCGGGGGCGGCGGACGGAGTTGCCAGACCTGGTGGGCTACCTGGCGGGGGAGGGGGCGCGGCGGGGGCTGCACCTCCCCTACGCGACCATTCTGGGGGAAGCGGCGCTGGCTGTGGCGGAGGCGGCAGCGGGCTGAGGGGGTGGGGTGGGCGGGGAACGGACGCTCCGGACCTTCTACTTTTGCTACTTCGCCGCGATCGGCGTAACCGAGCCCTTCCTGCCGGTCTTTTTCCGGGACCGGGGTCTCTCTCCCGCGGCGATCGGCGGCCTCCTGGCCCTCCTCCCTGGCATCCAGGCCACGGTCCCCTTCGGCTTCACCGCCCTGGCGGAGGCGCGGGGGGTCGCTCGGCGGCTCTTCCGAGTGGCCGCGACGGGGACGGTCCTGGCCTTCGCGGCCTTCTCCCTGCCGGGGCCCGTCTGGGCGCTGGCGGCCGTGATGGCGGCGTACGCCGCCATCAAGAGCCCACTCATCCCCTTTGCCAACGCCATGGCCTTCTCCCTCCTCGCGGGGGGGCGGGAGCGCTTCGGGCACCTCCGGGTCTTTGGCTCTCTCGGCTACATCGCCGCCGCCCTGGCCGCGGGGTTCGCCCTGGAGGCGGCGGGCCCCGGGGTCATCCTGCTGGGCGGGACGGTGGCGCTCCTGGCCGCCGCGGCCGCCACCGCCGGTCCCCTCCCGGAGCCGACCCTTCGGGGGGCGCGGCTCCAGGAGGCCTGGGCGGACCTGTTCCGGAACCGCGCCCTCTGCTGGTTCCTGGCCGCCTCCTTCCTGGTCCGCGTGAGCGGCGGGACTCACATCACCTTCTTCACGCTGTACCTCCGGGAACTGGGCATCGGCGAGGGCCTGGCGGGGGTGGCGTGGGCGGTCGGCGTGGCAGCCGAGGTGGCCGTGATGCTGGCGTGGCCCCTTCTCCTCCGGCGGATCCCTCTCCGGCTCCTCCTCGCCCTGGGGTTCGGGGCGACGGCCGTCCGCTGGGTCGCGGTGACGCTCACGGCGCATCCGGCGCTGCTCGTCCTGATCCAGGCCCTGCACGGCCTGACCTTCGGCGTCACCTACCTGGCCTCGGTGCACCTGGTGGACAGCGAGGTCCCTCCCGCCCTTCGGGCGAGCGGGCAGGCCCTCTACGCCGCCGTCGCCTTCGGGGTGGCGGGGCTCCTGGGCAACGGTCTCGCGGGATTGCTCGCGGAGCGCCTGGCCCTCGGAACGCTCTTCCGGCTGAGCGGCCTCGTGGCCCTGGTCGGAACGGCCCTGTTCCTCGCGACCGTGCGGGTCCCGGGCGCCGCCGCGGCGCCGGTCCCGGCCCCGCACCCCTGAGGGGAGGTACAGATGACCCGGGAGGAGGCGTGGGCACTGCTCACGGAGTACACCCGGGGCGAGAGCCTCATCCGCCACGCCCTCGCGGTAGAGGCGGCGATGCGGGCCTACGCCCGGCGATTCGGGACGGACGAAGACGTCTG encodes:
- a CDS encoding 2-dehydropantoate 2-reductase, with the translated sequence MRIAVVGAGALGSLYAARLALAGHRVSLLARPHAAAAIAAGGITVERGEGAAEPVRGVRVTTSPAELPGTDLLLLAVKTYHTAETLPALASLRGTLGAVCSVQNGVTKDAALAAVFGEEGVLGAMSLEGATLLAPGRVLWTSPACTTFGELDGRMTGRLEAVAAAFREAGLKAETLRNIVAATWAKFGIMVPGATLGVLSRLPLYRLYQQPTLGALFLALCREVQALAEAARVPWEDFPGLRVATLCRLPTEEGVKLLAERGRAWEDAGAKALKVSTLVDLERGRRTELPDLVGYLAGEGARRGLHLPYATILGEAALAVAEAAAG
- a CDS encoding MFS transporter, translated to MGGERTLRTFYFCYFAAIGVTEPFLPVFFRDRGLSPAAIGGLLALLPGIQATVPFGFTALAEARGVARRLFRVAATGTVLAFAAFSLPGPVWALAAVMAAYAAIKSPLIPFANAMAFSLLAGGRERFGHLRVFGSLGYIAAALAAGFALEAAGPGVILLGGTVALLAAAAATAGPLPEPTLRGARLQEAWADLFRNRALCWFLAASFLVRVSGGTHITFFTLYLRELGIGEGLAGVAWAVGVAAEVAVMLAWPLLLRRIPLRLLLALGFGATAVRWVAVTLTAHPALLVLIQALHGLTFGVTYLASVHLVDSEVPPALRASGQALYAAVAFGVAGLLGNGLAGLLAERLALGTLFRLSGLVALVGTALFLATVRVPGAAAAPVPAPHP